In Candidatus Kaistella beijingensis, a genomic segment contains:
- a CDS encoding GLPGLI family protein, whose translation MKKYLLFLVFIFVFSKAQNQQFTYEYKFVSDSTKKENIEKEFMVLDVNPKGSKFYSYEKFKADSLVTIELERQKNSNSEIISIKNYYKGKIHYTVSKTYPNFETFYLIGMGMNTYKVSDERKAVWKILPVKEKTGEFNTQKAETELFGRKWTAWFATEIPIHDGPYKFHGLPGLIVKLTDKTNSHSFELKAVKKFFENDKPKPASPFVTSPEISLNQKQYQKMYLELRNDPAKTLREMLSQGGEIKLIGQDGKELNPADEIRKREQKGKEDRAKDNNIIELDMLK comes from the coding sequence ATGAAAAAGTATCTTCTTTTCCTCGTTTTCATTTTCGTTTTTTCAAAAGCACAAAATCAACAGTTTACCTACGAATACAAGTTTGTTTCCGACTCAACCAAGAAAGAAAATATCGAGAAAGAATTTATGGTTTTGGACGTGAATCCGAAAGGTTCGAAATTTTACAGCTACGAAAAATTCAAAGCAGATTCTCTCGTTACTATCGAGTTGGAAAGACAAAAAAACAGCAACTCAGAAATTATCAGTATCAAAAATTACTACAAAGGAAAAATTCATTACACCGTTTCAAAGACCTATCCCAATTTCGAGACTTTTTATCTAATCGGGATGGGAATGAACACTTATAAAGTTTCAGACGAAAGAAAAGCAGTCTGGAAAATCCTTCCTGTCAAAGAAAAAACTGGTGAATTCAACACCCAAAAAGCTGAAACTGAACTATTCGGCAGAAAATGGACGGCTTGGTTTGCCACAGAAATTCCCATACACGACGGACCCTACAAATTTCACGGATTGCCTGGTTTAATTGTAAAACTGACGGACAAAACCAATAGCCATTCTTTTGAACTAAAGGCGGTAAAGAAATTTTTCGAAAACGATAAACCAAAGCCAGCCTCACCTTTTGTCACTTCTCCCGAAATTTCACTCAACCAAAAACAATATCAGAAAATGTATTTGGAACTTAGAAACGACCCCGCCAAAACTTTGCGCGAAATGCTGAGCCAAGGCGGCGAAATAAAATTGATAGGTCAGGATGGAAAAGAACTGAATCCAGCGGATGAAATAAGAAAGCGCGAACAAAAGGGAAAAGAAGATCGTGCAAAAGACAACAATATTATTGAACTGGATATGTTGAAATAA
- a CDS encoding efflux RND transporter periplasmic adaptor subunit, which translates to MKKIFIPLIALSVVAVSCKKETVVKDERLETLIKNKDVKGLQQYKDRQKFKLDSLNQVMGQIDAGLNKLGVTDVASGFVQAKKLEISNFVHSIEIQGNVTTDQDVMVQPQFAGTLSLYVKRGQNVGRGQVIGRVADGGLRDQYQQALISVSTIKAQLLAAQSNANLARIAYEKQSALWKQKIGSEFQYLQAKTNYEAAQKNISGLQSQVAATQKAADAVKANLAKTAIVAPFSGVIDDVITENGQVVSPGTNIVKLISLGTMRVEAKVPETYLASVRRGTPVKIFLPTLNKTLNSSVRLVGNYIDPATRTFVIEIPISSEGGVVKPNLLAQVHIQDYVNPNAIQVPAQYVYEDAAKRKYVFIATNVNGQNAVAKKVVVNVGEKSENELEITTGLNAGDVIILDGSKNLTDGQKIKIQ; encoded by the coding sequence ATGAAAAAAATATTCATCCCCTTAATCGCACTTTCGGTTGTTGCTGTATCGTGCAAAAAAGAAACAGTAGTGAAAGACGAACGTCTGGAAACTTTAATTAAAAACAAAGACGTAAAAGGCCTACAACAATACAAAGACCGCCAAAAATTCAAGCTAGACAGTTTGAATCAGGTGATGGGACAAATTGATGCAGGTTTGAACAAACTTGGCGTTACAGATGTTGCGAGCGGATTTGTTCAGGCAAAAAAACTGGAGATTTCTAATTTCGTACACAGCATCGAAATTCAAGGAAATGTTACGACAGACCAGGATGTGATGGTGCAGCCACAATTCGCAGGAACACTTTCACTTTATGTGAAAAGAGGGCAGAATGTTGGTAGAGGACAAGTGATCGGCCGAGTTGCAGATGGTGGTTTACGTGACCAATATCAACAGGCGTTGATTTCGGTTTCTACCATTAAAGCTCAGCTTCTTGCGGCTCAATCCAATGCAAATTTGGCTAGAATTGCTTACGAAAAACAATCTGCTTTATGGAAACAGAAAATTGGTTCAGAATTCCAATATCTTCAGGCTAAAACCAACTATGAAGCAGCACAGAAAAATATTTCCGGGCTTCAAAGTCAAGTTGCAGCAACTCAAAAAGCAGCAGATGCGGTGAAAGCTAATCTTGCAAAAACTGCGATTGTTGCACCTTTCAGTGGGGTAATTGATGATGTTATTACTGAAAACGGACAAGTTGTTTCTCCTGGAACAAACATTGTGAAATTAATTTCCCTTGGAACCATGCGCGTTGAAGCCAAAGTGCCTGAAACCTATCTTGCAAGTGTGAGAAGAGGAACTCCTGTGAAAATTTTCTTGCCGACTTTAAATAAAACTTTAAATTCAAGTGTGAGACTAGTCGGAAATTACATTGACCCTGCAACAAGAACTTTCGTGATAGAAATTCCCATTTCAAGCGAAGGTGGAGTAGTGAAGCCTAATCTTTTGGCGCAAGTTCATATTCAGGATTATGTGAATCCTAACGCGATTCAGGTTCCTGCACAGTATGTTTACGAAGATGCTGCGAAAAGAAAATACGTCTTCATCGCAACCAATGTAAACGGGCAAAACGCGGTAGCCAAAAAAGTTGTGGTAAACGTTGGAGAAAAATCTGAAAACGAACTAGAAATCACTACAGGCTTAAATGCAGGTGATGTCATCATTCTTGATGGTTCTAAAAACCTTACCGACGGACAGAAAATTAAAATTCAGTAA
- a CDS encoding TetR/AcrR family transcriptional regulator, producing the protein MENNLFLLKATELFIENGAKTLTMDDVAKEFGISKKTLYQKYKNKEALLEDVLDFKLKEIIFKMLKLDVEIENAVERMFCRDEQIEKAVKSNDSMLIKQLVKYYPSIFNKHMLNFSEKFAEVLVRNIEKGRKQGYYRTDFDASIYSKLFFQLMMSYESSPFFDTSEIDREEFHQEAMMLYMNAITTEKGREILKKIYKSK; encoded by the coding sequence ATGGAAAACAATTTATTCTTACTAAAAGCAACCGAACTTTTTATAGAAAACGGTGCAAAGACGCTCACAATGGATGATGTGGCGAAGGAATTCGGGATTTCCAAAAAAACGCTTTATCAGAAATACAAAAACAAAGAAGCACTTTTAGAGGACGTTCTCGATTTCAAACTCAAGGAAATTATCTTCAAAATGCTGAAATTGGATGTGGAAATTGAAAATGCAGTGGAAAGAATGTTTTGTCGCGACGAGCAGATAGAAAAGGCTGTAAAGTCAAACGATTCAATGCTGATTAAACAGTTGGTTAAATATTATCCTTCCATATTTAACAAACACATGCTGAATTTTTCCGAAAAGTTTGCAGAAGTTTTGGTGAGAAATATCGAGAAAGGGCGTAAACAAGGATATTACCGAACAGATTTCGATGCATCCATCTATTCAAAATTATTTTTTCAGTTAATGATGTCTTACGAATCGTCACCCTTTTTCGACACCTCGGAAATCGACAGAGAAGAATTTCATCAGGAAGCCATGATGCTTTATATGAACGCCATCACCACTGAAAAAGGAAGAGAAATATTAAAAAAAATATACAAATCTAAATAA
- a CDS encoding efflux RND transporter permease subunit, with product MDKKNHHEKESFISSWAVDNRTTVYVITFIIVVLGIFSFFSMPRESFPEVVQNNIYISSIYPGNSAEDVEKVVTKELEDKFKNVSGVNKVTSNTFQDYSLIIVEFDEKVKIAEAKQRIKDEVDKAKGDQDWPTLDSGSKVEPNVFDLNISEEFPILNINVKGNYSKFDLKNYAEDIKDDLEDIPEVKEAQIVGVDDNEVEVALDLFRMNAAGVSFDQVINAIRNENITISGGNLITDGNRTNVRIKGQISSPNDLNSFVIKPGVRIQDIATVNFREKEKTTYARESGRDVVMINLKKRAGTNMISAIEQAKEKIKKAQETYLPKDLSISLSSDQSTQVEHQVNELANHILIGILLVMAVLSFSMGMKNALFVGAAIPLSMLIAFFILYFIMGVTLNTMVLFAMIMGLGMLVDDGIVVVDNVYANMEKGLSRRMASKYGIGEIAFPVITSTLTTVFAFLPMLMWPGIMGEFMKYFPITISVTLMASLFVALVINASMTGGSMTLDNKNLTQKQAKKYTLIFGVIAIVFGILRIVTGVPFFLGVTTFSVLAIAAIWLYKNFFHDKIEHFQYTFFPRLAKKYQAFLGNLLQGKKPRYALLGVFGVLLFSFIVYGAMMGIGRSKVLFFPSSEPKQTMIYMEYPQGTDIGKTNIATKLVEQKVLGVLNQYKEGDKNFLIESMVTQVGKGAINPQVDAGSAAETPFKSKITVTYVEYAHRKGIKTSDVMEQIRKAVPQIPGLSVIVEANQNGPPVGYPISIELKGDDYDHLLTEANKMITYINGQGFQGIEKLQTDVNKESPELIIDIDRETAGNMGVSTAYTGITLRRALFGQDISTFKDIDKDYDISVRLQEDQRRNRSVLFNQPITLSGPNGTVQVPMSAFAKMQEAFTFNKIKRKDNTRTIMVYSNVLKNYNANEIVGKIRESLKNYKTPDGITYSFGGEQEEQAKNMNFLLFALFLAMASVTAIIVYQFNSLSKTLIIMTTIMLSFAGVFLGLAITGMDFVILMTMMGIISLAGVVVKNGIVLMDFFVLKLDEKVAEKGVETHDDLEIDEVKEIIIESGKERLRPVLLTATTAVLGLIPLAIGLNFDIASFLTTLNPHISLGGDNVAFWGPLAWTIIYGLTFATFLTLIIVPVMFYMISKRKINSRRKYLQKHSHDAEDDAAEIERLKTLYPDQFHLDDPQPEM from the coding sequence ATGGACAAAAAGAATCACCACGAAAAGGAATCCTTTATCTCGAGTTGGGCGGTCGATAACCGAACTACGGTTTACGTCATCACGTTCATTATTGTGGTTTTGGGGATTTTCTCTTTCTTCTCGATGCCTCGAGAAAGTTTCCCGGAAGTGGTACAAAACAACATTTACATTTCATCAATCTATCCCGGAAACTCTGCGGAAGATGTCGAGAAAGTAGTAACCAAGGAACTTGAAGACAAATTCAAAAATGTTTCGGGGGTAAATAAAGTAACCTCAAACACTTTTCAAGACTACAGTTTGATTATTGTTGAATTTGACGAGAAAGTAAAAATTGCAGAAGCAAAACAGAGAATTAAAGATGAGGTGGACAAAGCAAAAGGAGACCAAGATTGGCCGACTTTGGATTCAGGTTCAAAGGTGGAACCAAATGTTTTTGACCTTAATATTTCTGAGGAATTTCCCATCTTAAACATCAATGTTAAAGGGAATTATTCAAAGTTTGATCTGAAGAATTATGCAGAAGACATTAAAGATGATTTGGAAGACATTCCGGAAGTTAAGGAAGCACAGATTGTTGGTGTTGATGATAATGAAGTGGAAGTTGCTCTTGACTTATTCAGAATGAATGCAGCAGGAGTAAGTTTTGACCAGGTAATCAACGCGATTAGAAATGAAAACATCACCATTTCAGGAGGAAATTTAATTACAGACGGAAACAGAACCAATGTAAGAATCAAAGGTCAGATTTCTTCACCAAATGATCTGAACAGTTTCGTCATCAAACCCGGAGTTCGTATTCAAGATATTGCAACCGTAAATTTCCGTGAAAAGGAAAAAACCACTTATGCGAGAGAATCTGGACGTGATGTGGTGATGATTAACCTGAAAAAACGTGCAGGAACCAACATGATTTCTGCAATTGAACAGGCAAAGGAAAAAATCAAAAAAGCACAGGAAACCTATCTTCCAAAAGATTTGAGCATCTCTCTTTCTTCGGACCAGTCAACGCAAGTTGAACATCAGGTAAACGAACTGGCAAACCACATTTTAATTGGTATCCTTCTCGTAATGGCGGTTTTAAGTTTCTCGATGGGAATGAAAAACGCACTTTTCGTAGGAGCAGCAATTCCGCTTTCGATGTTGATTGCCTTTTTTATTCTGTACTTTATCATGGGTGTTACGCTGAACACGATGGTACTTTTTGCCATGATTATGGGACTGGGAATGCTCGTGGACGACGGAATTGTGGTTGTAGACAATGTTTACGCCAATATGGAAAAGGGATTGTCCCGAAGAATGGCTTCCAAATACGGTATTGGTGAAATTGCTTTTCCGGTAATTACATCGACTTTAACTACCGTATTCGCATTCCTTCCGATGTTGATGTGGCCAGGAATTATGGGAGAATTTATGAAGTATTTCCCAATTACCATTTCGGTTACTTTGATGGCTTCATTATTTGTGGCTTTAGTTATTAATGCTTCAATGACGGGAGGTTCAATGACTTTAGATAATAAGAATTTAACTCAAAAACAGGCGAAAAAATACACCCTAATTTTTGGAGTTATCGCCATTGTTTTTGGAATTTTAAGAATTGTAACAGGAGTTCCTTTCTTCTTGGGTGTTACCACATTTTCTGTGTTGGCAATCGCTGCTATTTGGTTATATAAAAACTTTTTCCACGATAAAATTGAACATTTTCAATACACGTTTTTCCCACGACTGGCGAAAAAATATCAAGCTTTTTTAGGAAATCTTCTACAAGGGAAAAAGCCGAGATACGCTTTATTGGGAGTTTTCGGAGTGTTGCTTTTCTCCTTCATCGTTTATGGAGCAATGATGGGAATTGGCCGTTCAAAAGTTCTATTCTTCCCTTCAAGCGAACCGAAACAAACCATGATTTACATGGAATACCCACAGGGAACGGACATTGGTAAAACCAATATCGCCACAAAATTGGTGGAACAAAAAGTTTTGGGAGTTTTGAACCAATATAAAGAAGGAGATAAAAACTTCCTCATTGAATCGATGGTGACGCAAGTTGGGAAAGGAGCGATCAATCCGCAAGTTGATGCAGGTTCTGCCGCAGAAACCCCTTTCAAATCAAAAATTACCGTTACTTATGTGGAATATGCTCACAGAAAAGGAATAAAAACTTCCGACGTAATGGAACAGATTAGAAAAGCCGTTCCACAAATTCCGGGACTAAGTGTGATTGTAGAAGCCAATCAAAATGGGCCACCTGTAGGTTATCCGATTTCAATTGAATTGAAAGGTGACGATTATGACCACCTTTTGACGGAAGCGAACAAGATGATTACCTATATCAACGGACAAGGTTTTCAAGGAATTGAAAAATTGCAAACCGATGTGAATAAGGAAAGTCCCGAGTTGATTATCGATATCGACAGAGAAACTGCAGGAAATATGGGCGTTTCCACAGCTTATACGGGAATTACGCTTCGTAGAGCATTGTTCGGACAGGATATCTCTACGTTTAAGGATATTGATAAAGATTATGATATTTCTGTCAGACTTCAGGAAGACCAACGAAGAAACAGAAGTGTACTTTTCAATCAGCCCATCACTTTGAGTGGTCCGAATGGAACGGTTCAGGTTCCAATGTCGGCGTTCGCTAAAATGCAGGAGGCTTTCACTTTCAATAAGATTAAGAGAAAAGACAATACAAGAACAATCATGGTTTATTCCAACGTGCTGAAAAATTACAACGCGAACGAAATTGTTGGAAAAATCCGTGAATCATTGAAAAACTACAAAACTCCGGATGGAATTACCTACAGTTTTGGTGGTGAACAGGAAGAGCAGGCAAAAAACATGAATTTCCTTTTGTTTGCATTGTTCCTTGCAATGGCTTCTGTAACTGCGATTATCGTGTATCAGTTCAATTCATTGTCTAAAACTTTAATCATTATGACGACGATTATGCTGAGTTTTGCGGGAGTTTTCCTTGGTTTAGCCATTACAGGAATGGATTTCGTAATCTTGATGACGATGATGGGAATTATTTCCCTCGCCGGAGTTGTGGTGAAAAACGGAATTGTATTGATGGACTTTTTCGTCCTGAAACTCGATGAGAAAGTTGCAGAAAAAGGCGTTGAAACCCATGACGATTTAGAAATTGATGAAGTAAAAGAAATCATCATCGAATCCGGAAAAGAACGTTTGAGACCAGTTTTATTAACGGCGACAACTGCGGTTTTAGGTTTGATTCCTTTAGCAATCGGTTTAAACTTTGATATCGCGTCTTTCTTAACTACATTAAATCCGCACATTTCTTTGGGTGGCGATAACGTAGCGTTTTGGGGACCTTTAGCCTGGACGATTATTTACGGGTTAACTTTTGCGACATTCCTTACCCTGATTATCGTTCCGGTCATGTTTTACATGATTTCGAAAAGAAAAATCAACAGCAGAAGAAAATATCTTCAAAAACATTCCCATGATGCAGAAGATGATGCAGCGGAAATAGAACGGTTGAAAACATTGTATCCAGATCAATTCCATTTGGATGATCCGCAACCGGAAATGTAG
- a CDS encoding M56 family metallopeptidase: protein METIFIYFGKVILTSGVMFLYYRLFLKDKTFHHYNRFYLLSVLLVSLLLPLLKVSYFTLEVNNDIYLLINKLQDFNSKNNLSHDFIYLKFAAVAFGLVSVFFLAKLIYGLAKIQQFKKQFSKENFGGINFYQTNLQEAPFSFFRNLFWKDSIHLQSDLGRQILKHEMVHIEQKHSWDNIFTEIATSLFWFNPFFYFIKKEINLIHEYLADKKAVQNSDTKAFAQMLLASHFSGKQFPATSPFLSSNLKKRLTMLKKSKTKFSYARRIFALPLLFILSFIYLVNAKNKEIKETNSEIEKMVSDLKIEQLNSNFKQDTIIPKKSDHPQIIILDSTKGNIGYGKDGTALYKSNPELFKDSDTKDLSSIEEVRKTIEKKRQEIEPLRSKLDKDYEIARKFYDEMRVKNDALKKLSEKKDWDNPDFSKLEKEMNEIGKKIDAVFNSEDFVKNQKSMEMKFSDMDKLYAQLDKFYNSDDFINSLKNAENFGKLLNEKELKEISSNAKVTAKDAEIAARDAAKLVNSKEFKKQIADAEKAAKNAKKLVNSKEYQQQIKDAQKAAEEATKNGNKSKVIILNSSGKGDENIKIYIDGKEVSKSEMERFPPEKIEKMEVNKKGYLGKKNAEIHITTKK from the coding sequence ATGGAAACGATCTTTATCTATTTCGGGAAAGTTATTTTGACTTCGGGTGTAATGTTTTTGTACTATCGGTTGTTTCTTAAAGACAAGACCTTTCATCATTACAATCGGTTTTATTTACTGTCGGTTTTGTTGGTGAGTTTGCTTTTGCCTTTGCTGAAAGTGAGTTATTTCACACTTGAAGTAAATAACGATATTTATCTATTAATTAACAAATTACAAGATTTTAACTCTAAAAATAATTTAAGTCATGATTTCATTTATCTTAAATTTGCTGCTGTCGCTTTTGGATTGGTTTCTGTCTTTTTTCTAGCGAAACTTATTTATGGTTTAGCTAAAATTCAGCAATTCAAAAAACAGTTTTCAAAAGAAAATTTCGGGGGCATCAACTTTTACCAAACCAACTTACAGGAAGCTCCATTTTCCTTTTTCCGAAACCTTTTTTGGAAGGATTCCATTCATCTTCAATCCGATTTGGGACGCCAAATTTTGAAGCACGAAATGGTTCACATCGAGCAAAAACATTCCTGGGACAACATTTTCACCGAAATCGCCACTTCCTTATTTTGGTTCAACCCGTTTTTCTATTTTATTAAGAAAGAAATCAATCTAATTCACGAATATCTCGCCGATAAAAAGGCGGTTCAAAACTCGGACACGAAAGCATTTGCGCAGATGCTTTTGGCAAGTCACTTTTCCGGAAAACAGTTTCCTGCAACGAGTCCGTTCCTCAGTTCCAACCTTAAAAAACGATTAACAATGCTAAAAAAATCAAAAACAAAATTCAGTTATGCGCGCAGGATTTTTGCGTTGCCACTTTTATTCATCCTCAGTTTTATTTACTTGGTGAATGCGAAAAATAAAGAGATTAAGGAAACCAATTCAGAAATTGAAAAGATGGTTTCCGATCTTAAAATTGAACAGTTGAACTCAAATTTTAAGCAAGACACGATTATTCCTAAGAAGTCGGACCATCCGCAAATCATTATTTTAGATTCAACCAAGGGAAATATTGGTTATGGAAAAGACGGAACCGCTCTGTACAAAAGCAATCCGGAATTATTCAAAGATTCTGATACCAAAGATTTAAGTTCGATTGAAGAAGTTCGTAAAACAATCGAGAAGAAGCGTCAAGAAATTGAGCCATTAAGAAGCAAACTTGACAAAGACTACGAAATTGCTCGAAAGTTTTATGATGAAATGCGGGTAAAAAATGATGCATTAAAAAAACTTTCCGAGAAGAAAGATTGGGATAATCCTGATTTTTCTAAACTGGAAAAAGAGATGAATGAAATAGGCAAGAAAATAGATGCGGTTTTTAATTCTGAAGATTTCGTAAAAAATCAAAAATCGATGGAAATGAAATTTAGCGACATGGATAAGCTTTATGCACAACTCGATAAATTTTATAATTCCGACGACTTTATTAACAGCTTAAAAAATGCTGAAAATTTTGGGAAGCTTTTAAACGAAAAAGAACTTAAAGAAATCTCTTCCAATGCGAAAGTAACAGCAAAAGACGCAGAAATTGCAGCAAGAGATGCAGCGAAATTGGTGAATTCCAAAGAATTTAAAAAACAAATTGCCGATGCGGAAAAAGCAGCCAAAAATGCGAAAAAATTAGTCAACTCAAAAGAATACCAACAACAAATTAAAGACGCCCAAAAAGCTGCTGAAGAAGCCACTAAAAACGGGAACAAATCAAAAGTAATCATTTTGAACAGTTCCGGAAAAGGCGATGAAAATATCAAAATCTACATTGATGGAAAAGAAGTTTCCAAATCGGAAATGGAGAGGTTTCCACCTGAAAAAATTGAAAAGATGGAAGTGAACAAGAAAGGTTATCTTGGTAAAAAGAATGCTGAAATTCATATTACGACCAAAAAATAA
- a CDS encoding C40 family peptidase — protein sequence MKNLQKEYSNLIFRNSKDSISVNIDSTKVPEISPTKRIEIPTTHSSSPTENRRVEIVDFAQKYLGTPYLYGSTNPEFGFDCSGFINYVYQHFGYVVPRSTKEFFNFGKEVSIENVQKGDLLIFNGTDLDSPEIGPIGIVINPKGKNSDFIHSSSGKANGVTITSLSEPHYTARFVKAISVIE from the coding sequence ATGAAGAATCTGCAAAAAGAATATTCAAACTTGATTTTTAGAAATTCTAAAGATTCCATTTCAGTAAATATTGATTCAACCAAAGTTCCCGAAATTTCTCCAACTAAAAGAATTGAAATTCCTACAACTCATTCTTCTTCTCCAACTGAAAATCGCCGTGTAGAAATTGTAGATTTTGCTCAAAAATATTTGGGAACACCTTATTTATACGGTTCTACAAATCCGGAATTTGGTTTTGATTGTTCGGGTTTCATCAATTATGTTTATCAGCATTTTGGATATGTCGTTCCTCGCTCAACCAAAGAATTTTTCAATTTCGGAAAAGAAGTTTCCATCGAAAATGTACAGAAAGGTGATTTGTTGATTTTCAACGGAACTGATTTAGATTCGCCTGAAATTGGTCCTATTGGAATTGTTATAAATCCCAAAGGAAAAAATTCCGACTTTATTCATTCCTCAAGCGGAAAAGCGAATGGAGTCACGATTACTTCTCTTTCTGAACCTCATTATACCGCAAGATTTGTCAAAGCAATTTCTGTTATTGAATAA
- a CDS encoding TolC family protein, producing MKNRLLTLLAVTALSTGIFAQKTLSIDEAWQYAIENNVNSKKAKIDRTIADQKVKETTGIGFPQINAQAKYTDNIKIPVVVFGGQEFEMGFKQNITSGITVSQLLFNGSYLVGLQSAKAYKETAALAEEKTNISVKEGVLMTYAGILATDENILTLQENQRILNKNLHDTEITYKTGLTEFQNVEQLQYSAKNMATIIDNLKRTRKKLELGLKYMIGYPLEESIVLTSSFDEVIAKNNVLVSKDATNFDNHVDLRLQKNQVKISELLLKLEKSKALPSLSAFYAANANAQGPKLNNLMWNHPMLWGLQLDVPIFSGLQRHWKTEQAKLNLEKANLDLDDKKRNIENKAGSAYIDYENALASYNNAKELIALSTSIYNKQQIKFKEGMGTSFELSQAESQLFEAQTKYYEAALNLVQAKTKLDEALGTL from the coding sequence ATGAAAAACAGATTATTAACCTTACTGGCTGTAACTGCACTTTCAACGGGAATTTTTGCACAGAAAACATTGAGTATCGACGAAGCTTGGCAATACGCCATCGAGAATAATGTGAATTCTAAAAAAGCAAAAATCGACCGTACCATTGCAGACCAAAAAGTGAAGGAAACAACCGGTATTGGTTTTCCACAGATTAATGCACAGGCGAAATACACGGACAATATTAAAATTCCGGTGGTAGTTTTTGGTGGTCAAGAGTTCGAAATGGGTTTTAAACAAAATATCACAAGCGGAATTACCGTTTCGCAACTTTTATTTAATGGTTCGTATCTGGTTGGTTTGCAAAGTGCTAAAGCTTATAAGGAAACAGCTGCCTTAGCAGAAGAAAAAACCAATATTTCTGTTAAAGAAGGTGTTTTAATGACCTACGCAGGAATTTTAGCAACCGATGAAAACATACTCACTTTGCAGGAAAACCAGCGCATTTTGAATAAAAATCTTCATGATACAGAAATTACCTACAAAACGGGTTTGACAGAATTTCAAAATGTGGAGCAGCTGCAATATTCCGCAAAAAATATGGCGACCATAATTGATAACTTGAAACGTACCCGTAAAAAATTAGAATTGGGATTAAAATACATGATTGGTTACCCTCTGGAGGAATCAATTGTTTTAACTTCGAGCTTTGATGAGGTCATTGCAAAAAATAATGTGTTGGTTTCAAAAGATGCAACAAATTTTGACAATCATGTTGATTTAAGATTGCAGAAAAACCAAGTTAAAATCAGTGAACTTTTATTAAAACTTGAAAAATCCAAAGCTTTACCTTCATTATCTGCTTTTTACGCCGCAAATGCAAATGCACAAGGACCTAAATTAAATAATTTAATGTGGAATCATCCGATGTTGTGGGGTTTACAGCTTGATGTGCCGATTTTTAGCGGTTTACAAAGACACTGGAAAACAGAGCAAGCCAAATTAAACCTAGAAAAAGCCAATTTGGATTTGGACGACAAGAAGAGAAATATTGAAAACAAAGCAGGTTCAGCTTACATCGATTACGAGAATGCACTTGCTTCTTATAATAATGCAAAAGAACTTATCGCACTTTCCACAAGCATCTACAACAAACAACAAATTAAGTTTAAAGAAGGCATGGGAACAAGTTTCGAGCTTTCACAGGCAGAATCCCAACTTTTCGAGGCACAAACAAAATATTACGAAGCCGCCCTGAATTTGGTTCAGGCAAAAACAAAACTAGACGAAGCTCTTGGAACTTTGTAA
- a CDS encoding YdcH family protein, translating to MENHTLTHEFPELAEKISTLKLNDETFKKLYVNYEEVNALIQHYEEGEENHTTDEHLTDLRKKRVHLKDDIYSYLKEH from the coding sequence ATGGAAAACCACACCTTAACCCACGAATTCCCTGAACTGGCTGAAAAAATCAGCACCTTGAAACTGAATGACGAAACTTTCAAAAAACTTTACGTGAATTACGAGGAAGTGAACGCGCTCATTCAGCATTACGAAGAAGGGGAAGAAAATCACACGACAGACGAACATTTGACAGACTTGAGGAAAAAACGGGTTCATTTGAAGGATGATATTTATTCGTACTTAAAGGAACATTAA
- a CDS encoding BlaI/MecI/CopY family transcriptional regulator yields the protein MKIPQLTKAEEQVMQYLWELKKAFLKDILEQFPEPKPHTNTVSTILKVLKEKDFVDYEVFGRQHEYFPLISKEKYSGKSMKSLVKNYFEGSYKNAVSFLVEKNEMSVEDLEMLLNELKEPSKRSQESSVAKGNSNQSKD from the coding sequence ATGAAAATTCCCCAACTCACCAAAGCCGAAGAACAAGTGATGCAATATCTTTGGGAACTGAAAAAGGCTTTCCTGAAAGACATTCTAGAACAATTTCCTGAACCAAAACCGCATACGAATACTGTTTCTACCATTCTAAAAGTTTTGAAAGAAAAAGATTTCGTGGATTACGAAGTTTTCGGCAGACAACATGAATATTTCCCATTGATTTCCAAAGAAAAATACAGCGGAAAATCCATGAAAAGTTTGGTAAAAAACTATTTCGAAGGTTCATACAAAAACGCAGTTTCATTTCTCGTAGAAAAAAACGAAATGAGCGTGGAAGATTTGGAAATGTTACTTAATGAATTAAAAGAGCCAAGTAAAAGGAGCCAAGAGTCAAGTGTAGCAAAAGGAAATTCAAACCAATCAAAGGATTAG